GATCGTATCAATACTGGTGACCATAGCCACTGCCACGCCATTTTCCAGTTCTACCCGGCACATGCGTTCTCTGCCCAATAATTCGACATTGGTGACATGACCTTTGAGACCTTGTTCGGCCAGACGAATCGACTCTGCCCGGACGCCGACAGCCACCTTACCAGACTGACCGGAATGACTGGCTATCCGATACTGATCGACCCAGACCCCGTTATTTTCAAAACGCCCTTCAAAGAAATTCATGGTTGGCGAACCGATAAAACCTGCCACAAAGATGTTGGAAGGTTTCTCATAGACATCCTGCGGCTGTCCTTGCTGACGGAAAGAACCCGCCTCCATGATCACAATTTCATCGGAAATCGTCATCGCCTCTTCCTGATCATGAGTCACAAAAATAGTTGTAATCCCGGTTGCTTTTTGAATTCGTTTGATTTCTTCGCGCGTGCTGTGCCGCAGTTTCGCATCCAGATTCGATAAGGGCTCGTCCAGCAATAAAATCTTTGGATTTTTAGCCAGAGCGCGGGCGATGGCTACCCGCTGCTGCTGACCACCGGAAAGCTGAGCCGGTTTGCGGTCCAGCAGTTCACCGATCTGCACGACTTTCGCTACTTCATTCACCCGTGCTTCAATTGCTTCCTTACTCCATTTGGCGTTTTTCAAAGGGAAAGAAATATTACCCGCTACCGTCATGTGCGGATATAAGGCATAGTTTTGAAATACTAAACCGATGCCTCTTTCCTGTGTATCTTGATTGGTAACATCGTCGTCGCCAAAATAGATCTTTCCTTCCGTTAATTCCTGCAAGCCGGCAATCGCAAACAAGGTGGTTGATTTACCACAGCCGGATGGTCCCAGCAAGCAGATCAATTTTCCCTCGGGGATTTCCAAATTCACATGATTCACAGCCAAAACTTCATTTTTGGGATTTTTTCTGTCTTTAAACCGGACTGTAACATTTTCTAGCCTTATGCGCACCGCCATATCGCTCCTTCTTGTGAATCCCTTTTTTATCTGTTCGATCATGCAACAGGTTCTTTTGTTGCAAAATCATGTCCTCTTTCTATTATACTTTGCCGGGGCGGATTCCTTCCGCTGCCTTGCGGAAAGTTTGCTGCCGCCTCGCCAACTCCTCTCTCCTGGCCGCTCTCTTTTTCGCTGCTGCCGCTGGCACTTTTTCAAAAAGAACCTGTTCCGTTATCAAAACGGAACAGGTTCTTTCTTTTTTCAGACAGTTTCGCCAATTCGGAAGTTTATCTGCCGGTTAGAATACTCTGCACTTCGGTATTCAACGTGGTGTAGAAAGTCTGGAAATCGGTATAGGTACCTGCCACAATTTTATTCATCTGTTCGTCAACTTTATCGCGAATGACATTGGAGTTGGTGAAAGCAGGGGTATAGTAGGTTTCATAGGTTTTAAATTGAGTCAAGACGGCATTGACAGCCATGGAAACTTTTGCGTTTTTCAAATCCAGCGCTTTGCCCGTCGCATCTTTTCCGGCTAAAAAATCAGAAAATGTCTTGTTGGTAGAAGCGCTCTTGCGTACAGGCAGGTAACCGCTGGCCATAGAG
The sequence above is drawn from the Negativicutes bacterium genome and encodes:
- a CDS encoding ABC transporter ATP-binding protein, with amino-acid sequence MNHVNLEIPEGKLICLLGPSGCGKSTTLFAIAGLQELTEGKIYFGDDDVTNQDTQERGIGLVFQNYALYPHMTVAGNISFPLKNAKWSKEAIEARVNEVAKVVQIGELLDRKPAQLSGGQQQRVAIARALAKNPKILLLDEPLSNLDAKLRHSTREEIKRIQKATGITTIFVTHDQEEAMTISDEIVIMEAGSFRQQGQPQDVYEKPSNIFVAGFIGSPTMNFFEGRFENNGVWVDQYRIASHSGQSGKVAVGVRAESIRLAEQGLKGHVTNVELLGRERMCRVELENGVAVAMVTSIDTIIEDESDIVVDFAPGKVYLFDSETGLALARI